The Streptomyces sp. RKAG293 genome includes a region encoding these proteins:
- the hemB gene encoding porphobilinogen synthase: MTGYGDFPGARPRRLRTSPAMRRLVAETRLNPAELILPMFIREGIREPVAVSSMPGVFQHTRDTLRKAALEAAEAGVGGIMLFGVPAVKDALGTQGTEPDGVLQVAIRDVVSEVGDAVVVMSDLCLDEFTDHGHCGVLDAQGRVDNDATLERYAEMAQVQADAGVHVVGPSGMMDGQVGIVRDALDAVGYEDVSILAYTAKYASAFYGPFREAVDSSLTGDRKTYQQDPANFRESLRELALDLAEGADMVMVKPALPYLDVLRKVADTVDVPVAAYQVSGEYAMVEAAAANGWIDRDRTILETLTCVRRAGANMILTYWATEVAQRLGREG, translated from the coding sequence ATGACTGGCTACGGTGATTTCCCCGGAGCGCGCCCCCGCAGGCTGCGCACCAGTCCGGCGATGCGGCGCCTGGTCGCCGAGACCCGGCTGAACCCCGCTGAGCTGATCCTGCCGATGTTCATCCGCGAGGGCATCCGGGAGCCGGTGGCGGTCTCCTCCATGCCCGGCGTGTTCCAGCACACCCGTGACACGCTCCGTAAGGCGGCCCTGGAGGCGGCCGAGGCGGGCGTCGGCGGGATCATGCTGTTCGGTGTGCCGGCGGTGAAGGACGCGCTCGGCACGCAGGGCACCGAGCCGGACGGCGTGCTGCAGGTCGCCATCCGTGACGTGGTCTCCGAGGTCGGGGACGCCGTTGTGGTGATGTCCGATCTGTGTCTGGACGAATTCACCGACCACGGCCACTGCGGAGTGCTCGACGCGCAGGGCCGGGTCGACAACGACGCGACGCTGGAGCGCTACGCCGAGATGGCGCAGGTGCAGGCCGACGCGGGCGTTCATGTGGTGGGGCCGTCCGGGATGATGGACGGTCAGGTCGGCATCGTTCGCGACGCGTTGGACGCGGTCGGGTATGAGGACGTGTCGATCCTGGCGTACACGGCGAAGTACGCGTCGGCCTTCTACGGGCCCTTCCGCGAGGCCGTCGACTCGTCGCTGACGGGAGACCGCAAGACCTACCAGCAGGACCCGGCGAACTTCCGCGAGTCGCTGCGCGAACTGGCACTCGACCTCGCCGAGGGCGCCGACATGGTGATGGTCAAGCCGGCGCTGCCCTATCTGGACGTGCTGCGGAAGGTCGCCGACACGGTCGACGTTCCGGTGGCCGCGTACCAGGTCAGCGGCGAGTACGCGATGGTCGAGGCGGCCGCCGCCAATGGGTGGATCGACCGTGACCGCACCATCCTGGAGACGCTCACGTGTGTGCGGCGGGCCGGGGCGAACATGATCCTTACGTATTGGGCGACCGAGGTCGCGCAGCGGCTGGGCCGCGAGGGCTGA
- a CDS encoding DUF397 domain-containing protein — translation MNTAPTWFKSSYSGSDGGNCLEVAYAWRKSSHSSDEGGNCVEVATHPAAVHVRDSKDPDGPALTFTPDAWAAFTAYVAS, via the coding sequence ATGAACACCGCACCGACGTGGTTCAAGTCCAGCTACAGCGGCAGCGACGGCGGCAACTGCCTCGAAGTCGCGTACGCGTGGCGCAAGTCCAGCCACAGCAGCGACGAAGGCGGCAACTGCGTCGAGGTCGCCACCCACCCCGCCGCCGTGCACGTCCGCGACTCCAAGGACCCCGACGGCCCGGCCCTCACCTTCACCCCCGACGCCTGGGCCGCCTTCACCGCCTACGTCGCGTCGTAG